A genomic window from Populus nigra chromosome 7, ddPopNigr1.1, whole genome shotgun sequence includes:
- the LOC133698833 gene encoding serine carboxypeptidase-like 25 isoform X3 yields MVMAAKQIFVFMVLVLLLVVFSSASHHHAVNEVEEEADRISSLPGQPKVSFQQFSGYVTVNKVVGRALFYWLTEAVHDPSSKPLVVWLNGAEDSLEFLVGWMNRFPRYKHREVYLTGESYAGHYVPQLAREIMMYNKRSKHPINLKGFMVGNAVTDNYYDNLGTVTYWWSHAMISDKTYRQLINTCDFRRQKESVECESLYSYAMDQEFGNIDQYNIYAPPCNNSDGSTSTHQSIRLPHHPYKVVRPLSGYDPCTEKYAEIYYNRPDVQKALHANVTKTPYKWTACSEVLNRNWNDTDVSVLPIYREMLASGLRIWVFSGDVDSVVPVTATRYSLAQLKLATKIPWHPWYVKKQVGGWTEVYEGLTFATVRGAGHEVPLFKPRAALQLFKSFLKGQPLPKS; encoded by the exons ATGGTCATGGCTGCAAAACAGATCTTTGTTTTCATGGTccttgttttgcttttggttgttttttctaGTGCTAGCCATCACCATGCAGTAAatgaagtagaagaagaagcagacaGGATATCTTCACTTCCTGGCCAGCCTAAGGTCTCTTTTCAACAATTCTCTGGCTATGTTACTGTTAACAAAGTTGTTGGTAGAGCTCTCTTCTACTGGCTCACTGAGGCTGTCCATGACCCCTCTTCTAAACCCTTGGTTGTTTGGCTCAATGGAG CCGAGGACTCGTTGGAATTTCTGGTTGGATGGATGAATCGATTCCCACGATACAAGCACCGAGAAGTATATCTTACTGGAGAGAGTTATGCAGGCCACTATGTTCCTCAGCTGGCTAGAGAAATTATGATGTACAACAAAAGGTCCAAGCATCCAATAAATCTTAAAGGATTCATG GTTGGGAATGCAGTTACGGACAACTATTATGATAACCTTGGAACAGTGACGTACTGGTGGAGCCATGCGATGATCTCTGATAAAACATATCGGCAGCTCATCAACACGTGCGATTTTCGAAGGCAGAAGGAATCAGTCGAATGTGAATCATTGTATAGTTATGCCATGGATCAAGAATTTGGAAACATTGATCAGTACAACATTTATGCACCCCCTTGTAACAACTCTGATGGTAGCACCTCTACTCATCAGAGTATTCGATTGCCTCACCATCCCTACAAG GTTGTCAGGCCATTGTCTGGCTATGATCCCTGTACTGAAAAATATGCTGAGATTTATTACAATAGACCAGATGTGCAGAAAGCACTCCATGCCAATGTGACCAAAACTCCTTACAAGTGGACAGCTTGCAG TGAAGTACTAAATCGTAACTGGAACGACACGGATGTTTCGGTTCTCCCAATTTACCGAGAAATGCTTGCTAGTGGATTGAGGATTTGGGTATTCAG TGGCGACGTCGACTCAGTTGTGCCAGTTACAGCTACTAGATACTCCCTAGCTCAACTTAAATTAGCGACAAAAATTCCATGGCATCCTTGGTATGTTAAGAAGCAG GTGGGAGGGTGGACAGAGGTATATGAAGGGCTGACATTTGCAACAGTGAGAGGGGCTGGTCATGAAGTGCCACTTTTCAAGCCAAGAGCAGCCCTTCAGCTAttcaaatcatttttgaaaGGGCAGCCCCTTCCCAagtcttga
- the LOC133698833 gene encoding serine carboxypeptidase-like 25 isoform X1 — protein sequence MVMAAKQIFVFMVLVLLLVVFSSASHHHAVNEVEEEADRISSLPGQPKVSFQQFSGYVTVNKVVGRALFYWLTEAVHDPSSKPLVVWLNGGPGCSSVAYGASEEIGPFRINKTASGLYLNKFSWNSVANLLFLETPAGVGFSYSNRSSDLLDTGDIRTAEDSLEFLVGWMNRFPRYKHREVYLTGESYAGHYVPQLAREIMMYNKRSKHPINLKGFMVGNAVTDNYYDNLGTVTYWWSHAMISDKTYRQLINTCDFRRQKESVECESLYSYAMDQEFGNIDQYNIYAPPCNNSDGSTSTHQSIRLPHHPYKVVRPLSGYDPCTEKYAEIYYNRPDVQKALHANVTKTPYKWTACSEVLNRNWNDTDVSVLPIYREMLASGLRIWVFSGDVDSVVPVTATRYSLAQLKLATKIPWHPWYVKKQVGGWTEVYEGLTFATVRGAGHEVPLFKPRAALQLFKSFLKGQPLPKS from the exons ATGGTCATGGCTGCAAAACAGATCTTTGTTTTCATGGTccttgttttgcttttggttgttttttctaGTGCTAGCCATCACCATGCAGTAAatgaagtagaagaagaagcagacaGGATATCTTCACTTCCTGGCCAGCCTAAGGTCTCTTTTCAACAATTCTCTGGCTATGTTACTGTTAACAAAGTTGTTGGTAGAGCTCTCTTCTACTGGCTCACTGAGGCTGTCCATGACCCCTCTTCTAAACCCTTGGTTGTTTGGCTCAATGGAG GTCCTGGTTGCTCTTCTGTGGCATATGGTGCTTCTGAGGAAATAGGGCCGTTTAGAATCAACAAGACTGCCTCAGGATTGTACCTTAACAAGTTCTCATGGAACTCTGTGGCCAACCTCTTGTTCCTGGAAACTCCTGCTGGTGTTGGCTTCTCTTACAGCAATCGGTCCTCTGATTTGCTTGATACTGGCGATATTCGCACTG CCGAGGACTCGTTGGAATTTCTGGTTGGATGGATGAATCGATTCCCACGATACAAGCACCGAGAAGTATATCTTACTGGAGAGAGTTATGCAGGCCACTATGTTCCTCAGCTGGCTAGAGAAATTATGATGTACAACAAAAGGTCCAAGCATCCAATAAATCTTAAAGGATTCATG GTTGGGAATGCAGTTACGGACAACTATTATGATAACCTTGGAACAGTGACGTACTGGTGGAGCCATGCGATGATCTCTGATAAAACATATCGGCAGCTCATCAACACGTGCGATTTTCGAAGGCAGAAGGAATCAGTCGAATGTGAATCATTGTATAGTTATGCCATGGATCAAGAATTTGGAAACATTGATCAGTACAACATTTATGCACCCCCTTGTAACAACTCTGATGGTAGCACCTCTACTCATCAGAGTATTCGATTGCCTCACCATCCCTACAAG GTTGTCAGGCCATTGTCTGGCTATGATCCCTGTACTGAAAAATATGCTGAGATTTATTACAATAGACCAGATGTGCAGAAAGCACTCCATGCCAATGTGACCAAAACTCCTTACAAGTGGACAGCTTGCAG TGAAGTACTAAATCGTAACTGGAACGACACGGATGTTTCGGTTCTCCCAATTTACCGAGAAATGCTTGCTAGTGGATTGAGGATTTGGGTATTCAG TGGCGACGTCGACTCAGTTGTGCCAGTTACAGCTACTAGATACTCCCTAGCTCAACTTAAATTAGCGACAAAAATTCCATGGCATCCTTGGTATGTTAAGAAGCAG GTGGGAGGGTGGACAGAGGTATATGAAGGGCTGACATTTGCAACAGTGAGAGGGGCTGGTCATGAAGTGCCACTTTTCAAGCCAAGAGCAGCCCTTCAGCTAttcaaatcatttttgaaaGGGCAGCCCCTTCCCAagtcttga
- the LOC133698833 gene encoding serine carboxypeptidase-like 25 isoform X2 encodes MVMAAKQIFVFMVLVLLLVVFSSASHHHAVNEVEEEADRISSLPGQPKVSFQQFSGYVTVNKVVGRALFYWLTEAVHDPSSKPLVVWLNGGPGCSSVAYGASEEIGPFRINKTASGLYLNKFSWNSVANLLFLETPAGVGFSYSNRSSDLLDTGDIRTAEDSLEFLVGWMNRFPRYKHREVYLTGESYAGHYVPQLAREIMMYNKRSKHPINLKGFMVGNAVTDNYYDNLGTVTYWWSHAMISDKTYRQLINTCDFRRQKESVECESLYSYAMDQEFGNIDQYNIYAPPCNNSDGSTSTHQSIRLPHHPYKVVRPLSGYDPCTEKYAEIYYNRPDVQKALHANVTKTPYKWTACSEVLNRNWNDTDVSVLPIYREMLASGLRIWVFSGDVDSVVPVTATRYSLAQLKLATKIPWHPWYVKKQMRHSKNDKRLG; translated from the exons ATGGTCATGGCTGCAAAACAGATCTTTGTTTTCATGGTccttgttttgcttttggttgttttttctaGTGCTAGCCATCACCATGCAGTAAatgaagtagaagaagaagcagacaGGATATCTTCACTTCCTGGCCAGCCTAAGGTCTCTTTTCAACAATTCTCTGGCTATGTTACTGTTAACAAAGTTGTTGGTAGAGCTCTCTTCTACTGGCTCACTGAGGCTGTCCATGACCCCTCTTCTAAACCCTTGGTTGTTTGGCTCAATGGAG GTCCTGGTTGCTCTTCTGTGGCATATGGTGCTTCTGAGGAAATAGGGCCGTTTAGAATCAACAAGACTGCCTCAGGATTGTACCTTAACAAGTTCTCATGGAACTCTGTGGCCAACCTCTTGTTCCTGGAAACTCCTGCTGGTGTTGGCTTCTCTTACAGCAATCGGTCCTCTGATTTGCTTGATACTGGCGATATTCGCACTG CCGAGGACTCGTTGGAATTTCTGGTTGGATGGATGAATCGATTCCCACGATACAAGCACCGAGAAGTATATCTTACTGGAGAGAGTTATGCAGGCCACTATGTTCCTCAGCTGGCTAGAGAAATTATGATGTACAACAAAAGGTCCAAGCATCCAATAAATCTTAAAGGATTCATG GTTGGGAATGCAGTTACGGACAACTATTATGATAACCTTGGAACAGTGACGTACTGGTGGAGCCATGCGATGATCTCTGATAAAACATATCGGCAGCTCATCAACACGTGCGATTTTCGAAGGCAGAAGGAATCAGTCGAATGTGAATCATTGTATAGTTATGCCATGGATCAAGAATTTGGAAACATTGATCAGTACAACATTTATGCACCCCCTTGTAACAACTCTGATGGTAGCACCTCTACTCATCAGAGTATTCGATTGCCTCACCATCCCTACAAG GTTGTCAGGCCATTGTCTGGCTATGATCCCTGTACTGAAAAATATGCTGAGATTTATTACAATAGACCAGATGTGCAGAAAGCACTCCATGCCAATGTGACCAAAACTCCTTACAAGTGGACAGCTTGCAG TGAAGTACTAAATCGTAACTGGAACGACACGGATGTTTCGGTTCTCCCAATTTACCGAGAAATGCTTGCTAGTGGATTGAGGATTTGGGTATTCAG TGGCGACGTCGACTCAGTTGTGCCAGTTACAGCTACTAGATACTCCCTAGCTCAACTTAAATTAGCGACAAAAATTCCATGGCATCCTTGGTATGTTAAGAAGCAG atgcgacattccaagaatgacaaaaggctgggatga